CTTCCTGTACAAGGCGTACCTGCAGGCCCACACCGTGGGTTCGGGCGCCTGGTTCCAGCAGCAATTCGATGTGACCCGGCGCGAGGGCGAGGTCTGCCACCTGCTGCTCAAGGGCCTGTCCGACAAGCAGATCGCCCTGGCGCTCGGCATCAGCTACTGGACGGTGCGCGCCCATGTCGGGCGCATCCTGGAAAAACTGGGCATCGAATCCCGCTCTGCGATCGGGACGCTCGTGCTTGGCGCGGACCGTTAGACCCGGAGCACGCCGCCGGCCGCCGACGTTGGACCGGCCGGCGTCAGCGCCGCCCGGCAAGCGCTGACGAAGAATGACCGGCGGGATAGCGCTTTCTGTCGGAGTTCATGAGGATCGATGAGGATCCGCGCCAGGGTCCGTCACCCGCGGTTGCGTGCGCGCAGCCGTGCGGGGCGCTCGCATGCCCCGTCGATCACGACGAACAATCAGTGCGGCGACGCAGCGCCTCGCCTTCCGTGCACGCCCCTCAGGCCGCCGCCGCGCCGTCGCCGCCGTCTTCGGCTTCACGCTCTCCGCGCTCCTCGCGCGGCAGCGTCAGCATCCCGGTGTTGTACACGTATTCGTACACCTCGCCGTAGCGGCCCCACTCGATGCCGATCTTCAGCACGCGCTCGGCTTCTTCGGGCTTGAGGTAGGCCTCCAGCTCGCGCAGGATCTGCTCTTCGCGGATCTCGCCGTCCTCGCTGGCCTCCAGCTCGGTGCGGATGTGCGCGGCCAGGGCCACGCGCTCCAGCAGCTTCTGGCCGAACAGCACCTTGCGCTCGGGCGGCTCGGTTTCCATGTAGGTCTTGCCGAACGGGGTGACGATGATGTCGCCGCGCTCGATGGTGGCCAGCTGCAGCAGGGCGAGCGCTTCGCAGGCAGGCAGCAGGTCGTCGTCGGTGACACCGGCTTCTTCGGCCAGGTGCGGCAGGTCGGCGCGGCCGTTGAAAGGCGCCTCCACCAGCAGGTCGAGGATGGCCTCCATCTGGCCGATCTCGGCTTCGGGCAAGCGGTAGGCGAGCTGCTCGGCGGCGGGCTCGGCGCCCACGCGCACGCCCACGCGCTCGGGCGTGGTCATCAGGCCGTACACCTCGTCGATCAGGTTGCGCACCGCGGACGAATCGCGGTTGCGCGGGCGCGGGAAGGGCACGCGCACCTCGGCGCGGATGCGGCCCGGATCGCTGGAGAGGATGACGATGCGGTCGGCCATCATCACCGCCTCTTCGATGTTGTGCGAGACGATCAGGATGGCCTTGATCTTGGTGCGGCGGTCCTCCCACAGATCGAGCATTTCGTCGCGCAGATTCTCGCCGGTCAGCACGTCCAGCGCGGAGAACGCTTCGTCCATCAGCAGCAGGTCGGGCTCGGTCACCAGCGCCCGCGCAATGCCCACGCGCTGACGCATGCCGCCCGACAGCTCGCGCGGCAGGGCGCTGTTGAAGCCCGACAGGCCGATCAGGTCGATGGCCGCCTCGGCACGCGCCTCGCGCTCGGCCTTGAGCACGCCCTGGGCCTCCAGGCCCAGCTCCACGTTCTGCTGCACCGTCAGCCACGGAAACAGCGCGAACGACTGGAACACCATGGCGATGCCCTGCACCGGACCGGCATATTCGTTGCCGCGAAACAGCACCTTGCCGCGGTCGGCGCGCACCAGGCCCGCCATGATGCGCAGCAGCGTGGACTTGCCGGAGCCGGACTTGCCCAGCATGGCGACGATCTCGCCCTCGCGCAGGTTGAGGTCCACGCCTTCGAGCACCGCGCGATCGGTGCGGTCTGCCGTGCGGAAGATCTTCGAGACGCCGCGCAGTTCGATGACGGATTCACCGTTGGTGGCCATGTGTTGCTCTCTGCTTAAAAGTCGTCTTACAGGCGGGTGCGCTCTTGCGCGAGGAGGTACAACCGGTTCCACAGCAGCCGGTTGAAGCCGACCACGAACAGGCTCATCACGGCAATACCCAGTGCGATGCGCGGGAAGTC
The sequence above is drawn from the Ralstonia solanacearum K60 genome and encodes:
- a CDS encoding nitrate/sulfonate/bicarbonate ABC transporter ATP-binding protein, producing MATNGESVIELRGVSKIFRTADRTDRAVLEGVDLNLREGEIVAMLGKSGSGKSTLLRIMAGLVRADRGKVLFRGNEYAGPVQGIAMVFQSFALFPWLTVQQNVELGLEAQGVLKAEREARAEAAIDLIGLSGFNSALPRELSGGMRQRVGIARALVTEPDLLLMDEAFSALDVLTGENLRDEMLDLWEDRRTKIKAILIVSHNIEEAVMMADRIVILSSDPGRIRAEVRVPFPRPRNRDSSAVRNLIDEVYGLMTTPERVGVRVGAEPAAEQLAYRLPEAEIGQMEAILDLLVEAPFNGRADLPHLAEEAGVTDDDLLPACEALALLQLATIERGDIIVTPFGKTYMETEPPERKVLFGQKLLERVALAAHIRTELEASEDGEIREEQILRELEAYLKPEEAERVLKIGIEWGRYGEVYEYVYNTGMLTLPREERGEREAEDGGDGAAAA